In one Hyphomicrobium sp. 99 genomic region, the following are encoded:
- a CDS encoding glycosyltransferase family 2 protein: MRTVICHFFNEEYMLPWWLDHHRRVFDHGIMIDYNSTDGSRELIKKFCPDWEIHTTRNAYFDSACIDREVEDYERTCRSWRMALNVTEFLYGNFQQLDKIIAPTRHFIGNYVFVDPMNGPPPSYGRPLHEQATFGYYEDDSEAFRKLNLGLRASRSLHNFGQRYPERGGRHWYQRPTLDDLAIFYYGYSVLNEEGIARKLQIKTKMSPEEIRTHGAEHPNTVTREKYLGNIDRHHRPRCKDLTPVIAKFASYQGYGQLAPA; encoded by the coding sequence ATGCGGACGGTCATCTGCCATTTTTTTAATGAGGAATACATGCTGCCGTGGTGGCTCGATCACCATCGGCGCGTCTTCGACCACGGCATCATGATCGACTACAATTCCACAGACGGAAGCCGTGAACTGATCAAGAAGTTCTGTCCCGACTGGGAAATTCACACGACGCGAAACGCGTATTTCGACAGCGCCTGCATCGATCGTGAAGTCGAGGATTATGAAAGGACGTGCCGCTCGTGGCGCATGGCGCTCAACGTCACCGAATTTCTCTACGGCAATTTCCAGCAGCTCGACAAAATCATCGCGCCGACGCGGCATTTCATTGGCAATTACGTTTTCGTCGATCCGATGAACGGTCCGCCGCCGTCGTATGGACGTCCGCTGCACGAGCAGGCGACCTTCGGTTATTACGAGGATGACAGCGAGGCTTTCAGGAAATTAAATCTCGGCCTCAGAGCGAGCCGCAGTCTTCACAATTTCGGGCAGCGCTATCCTGAGCGCGGCGGACGGCACTGGTATCAGCGTCCGACGCTCGATGACTTGGCGATTTTCTATTACGGATATTCCGTTCTCAACGAGGAAGGAATCGCGCGAAAGCTTCAGATCAAAACCAAGATGAGTCCCGAGGAAATCCGGACTCATGGTGCTGAACATCCCAACACGGTTACGCGCGAAAAATACTTGGGCAACATCGATCGCCATCATCGGCCGCGATGCAAGGATCTGACCCCGGTGATCGCGAAGTTCGCGAGCTACCAAGGATACGGGCAGCTCGCGCCGGCTTGA
- a CDS encoding DUF2147 domain-containing protein gives MRRVKYIASAFVALLAPAVLQSASAAGDPTGIWINDTGRGAVEIKQCGNALCGNVVWVKSESDAGGCGKQIIGDVAPAGDGRWDNGWIYSPERGRKYDVELTPLANGDLKVVGYAGIKFLSKTMIWKPAPQDLQLCGQSDAKVDAPAAKKPDAVTAALVAPPQPAASKPASSSIPPAATKDANTEPASQAPAADAQAPAADTKVDEKKADEAKTPAPASPASTDAAKNDNNANEGKAEGNDIAGQLGKIKIGDLQLDKVLTRTKSGKCKLDLPWVKVTIDCEQ, from the coding sequence ATGCGCAGAGTGAAGTATATCGCATCGGCGTTCGTCGCCCTGTTAGCACCCGCCGTTTTGCAGAGCGCATCGGCAGCTGGTGATCCAACCGGTATTTGGATAAACGACACCGGTCGCGGCGCAGTCGAGATCAAGCAATGCGGCAACGCCCTTTGCGGCAACGTCGTCTGGGTGAAATCGGAATCGGACGCAGGCGGATGCGGCAAGCAGATCATCGGCGATGTCGCCCCGGCGGGCGACGGCCGCTGGGATAACGGTTGGATCTATTCACCCGAGCGCGGACGCAAATACGATGTCGAGCTGACACCCCTCGCGAACGGCGACCTCAAAGTCGTCGGTTACGCTGGCATCAAATTTTTGTCGAAGACGATGATCTGGAAGCCGGCGCCGCAGGATCTGCAGCTCTGCGGTCAGTCGGATGCAAAGGTCGATGCGCCCGCAGCCAAGAAGCCCGATGCCGTAACAGCCGCTCTTGTCGCGCCGCCTCAGCCTGCTGCTTCGAAACCGGCCTCCTCCAGCATCCCGCCCGCGGCGACGAAGGATGCGAACACGGAACCGGCGAGCCAAGCTCCTGCCGCAGACGCGCAAGCTCCTGCCGCAGACACGAAGGTGGACGAGAAGAAAGCCGATGAAGCGAAAACGCCCGCACCGGCGTCACCAGCTTCGACCGACGCCGCGAAGAACGACAACAACGCCAACGAAGGCAAAGCCGAAGGCAATGACATCGCCGGCCAGCTCGGCAAGATCAAGATTGGCGATTTGCAATTGGACAAGGTTCTGACGCGAACCAAATCCGGCAAGTGCAAGCTCGATCTACCCTGGGTCAAGGTCACTATCGATTGCGAGCAGTAA
- the pqqA gene encoding pyrroloquinoline quinone precursor peptide PqqA codes for MKTWTKPAVREQEVGLEVTSYLPAEIDLI; via the coding sequence ATGAAGACCTGGACCAAGCCCGCAGTTCGCGAGCAGGAAGTTGGCCTCGAAGTTACGTCGTACCTTCCGGCTGAGATCGACCTCATCTAA
- a CDS encoding BolA/IbaG family iron-sulfur metabolism protein has translation MPMPAADIERMIKARFPDAQIVLKDLAGDNDHWAAHVVSAAFKGKSRVQQHQMVYDALGGNMGGVLHALQLTTALPPD, from the coding sequence ATGCCCATGCCAGCGGCCGACATCGAACGGATGATAAAAGCCCGCTTTCCGGACGCCCAAATCGTGCTCAAGGATCTGGCTGGCGATAACGACCACTGGGCCGCCCACGTCGTCTCGGCGGCCTTCAAGGGCAAAAGCCGCGTCCAGCAGCACCAGATGGTCTATGACGCCCTGGGCGGCAACATGGGCGGCGTATTGCATGCCCTGCAGCTTACGACCGCGCTGCCGCCGGATTGA
- the grxD gene encoding Grx4 family monothiol glutaredoxin, giving the protein MAADPVHDSIAKTIADNDVVLFMKGTKQFPQCGFSATAVKILEHLGVPFKDVNVLEDQGVREGIKTFSNWPTIPQLYVKGEFVGGCDIMREMYSAGELHDLVCAKGIPHSHQHA; this is encoded by the coding sequence ATGGCTGCTGATCCGGTCCACGACTCGATCGCCAAAACGATCGCCGACAATGACGTCGTATTGTTCATGAAGGGCACAAAGCAGTTCCCGCAGTGCGGCTTCTCGGCGACAGCCGTGAAGATCCTCGAGCACCTCGGCGTGCCGTTCAAGGATGTGAACGTGCTCGAAGATCAGGGTGTTCGCGAAGGCATCAAGACGTTCTCGAACTGGCCGACGATCCCGCAGCTTTACGTCAAGGGCGAATTTGTCGGCGGTTGCGATATCATGCGTGAAATGTATTCCGCAGGTGAACTGCACGATCTCGTCTGCGCGAAGGGCATTCCCCACTCGCACCAGCACGCCTGA
- a CDS encoding P1 family peptidase, with product MTGKDRSSEAFDPVGYAPDGKPRARGLGLPMPGVPGPLNAITDVEGVTVGFTTLRNDGGSVHTGVTAILPRAEGDLLHPVWAGVFSMNGNGEMTGAHWIRDAGWFTGPITITNTFSVGLAHHATLKWMAKRFLSLGEDLWALPVAAETYDGYLSDIAAFHVSEEHVLAAIDGARSGPVAEGCVGGGTGMIAYEFKGGTGTASRRAATRLGEHTVGVLVQANHGIRPWLTVCGKPVGDALPGRRCHTVERGSIIVIIATDAPLLPGQLERLARRASIGIGRGGTPSGNSSGDIFLAFSTANDPGPLPEPPALSFTAVSNDDLDALYLAVVEGVEEAVLNAMLAAETTTGKHGRVVEAIDVQKLKALALQ from the coding sequence ATGACCGGCAAAGATCGTTCGTCCGAGGCCTTCGATCCTGTTGGGTACGCGCCTGACGGCAAGCCTAGAGCACGCGGGCTTGGTCTGCCGATGCCGGGCGTACCGGGGCCGCTCAACGCCATCACCGATGTCGAGGGCGTGACGGTCGGGTTCACGACGCTGCGCAACGACGGCGGGTCCGTTCATACGGGTGTCACCGCGATCCTGCCGCGCGCGGAGGGAGACCTCCTGCATCCCGTTTGGGCGGGCGTTTTCTCGATGAACGGCAACGGCGAAATGACGGGCGCGCATTGGATTCGCGATGCCGGCTGGTTCACCGGGCCGATCACGATCACCAACACGTTTTCGGTCGGCCTTGCACATCATGCGACGCTGAAATGGATGGCGAAGCGATTTCTTTCGCTTGGGGAGGATCTCTGGGCGCTTCCCGTCGCGGCCGAGACCTACGACGGTTATCTCAGCGACATCGCAGCCTTTCACGTCAGCGAAGAGCACGTATTGGCCGCAATCGATGGCGCCCGTTCGGGGCCTGTCGCCGAGGGCTGCGTCGGGGGCGGCACGGGGATGATCGCGTATGAATTCAAAGGTGGCACAGGGACTGCCTCACGGCGGGCGGCGACGCGTCTTGGAGAGCATACTGTTGGCGTGCTCGTTCAGGCCAATCACGGCATCCGGCCGTGGCTGACCGTCTGCGGCAAGCCTGTCGGCGACGCGTTGCCGGGACGGCGCTGCCATACCGTGGAGCGGGGTTCGATCATCGTCATCATCGCAACCGATGCGCCGCTGCTGCCGGGCCAACTCGAGCGTCTCGCGCGGCGGGCCTCCATCGGCATCGGCCGGGGCGGGACGCCGTCCGGTAATAGTTCGGGCGATATCTTTCTGGCGTTCTCGACGGCTAACGATCCGGGTCCGTTGCCGGAGCCTCCGGCGCTGTCGTTCACGGCCGTCAGCAACGACGATCTCGACGCGCTTTATCTCGCCGTCGTCGAGGGTGTTGAAGAAGCCGTGCTGAACGCGATGCTCGCGGCGGAGACGACGACTGGCAAACACGGCCGGGTCGTCGAGGCGATCGATGTGCAAAAACTAAAAGCGCTCGCGCTTCAATGA
- a CDS encoding paraquat-inducible protein A: MAKGLALVAKRSPKVQVMWLSGRRFFLSLTILTASVCLALGITMPILKLTTFTFWTTEHSLLSTVSVLLHDGQTFLGMIVLVFSILLPVTKLLYLLLVSTLPPAEIVRHQGRLRALEWLGKWSMHDVLVLALTIFFIKSQGVYDASSLNGVYFFTAAVMLMILSYAWIRTDGMAAAPDLVPVLPQPDVGQATRTSGWRNFALSFLIILATVFFALGLILPTIRFTTVYVWTNEHSILTIMYALFENQEYFLCAVVFAVSVFFPFLKLFYLLTLITAHDMPDDFRRKSFATMEWIGRYSMTDVMVLALMIFYVNSSGYTEARVLPGVYFFAASALMTILAYGWANAEPPPTRRRKRRPEGGGPAIAPSPGVSIARPVRRQWGKAI, from the coding sequence ATGGCGAAAGGGCTTGCCCTGGTCGCGAAGAGGAGCCCGAAAGTGCAGGTCATGTGGCTGAGCGGCAGGCGCTTCTTTCTATCGCTGACCATCTTGACCGCCAGCGTCTGCCTCGCCCTCGGCATAACGATGCCGATCCTGAAGCTCACGACCTTCACGTTCTGGACGACGGAGCATTCCCTCCTTTCGACCGTCAGCGTGCTGCTGCACGATGGCCAGACGTTCCTCGGCATGATCGTGCTCGTCTTCTCGATCCTGCTGCCGGTGACGAAGCTTCTCTACCTGCTGCTCGTCTCGACTTTGCCGCCGGCTGAAATTGTCCGCCATCAAGGCCGGCTGCGCGCGCTCGAATGGCTCGGTAAATGGTCGATGCACGACGTCCTGGTGCTGGCGCTGACGATCTTCTTCATCAAGAGCCAGGGCGTCTACGATGCCTCGAGCCTCAACGGCGTCTACTTCTTCACGGCCGCCGTCATGCTGATGATCCTGTCGTACGCGTGGATACGAACCGACGGAATGGCCGCCGCGCCAGATCTCGTCCCCGTGCTGCCTCAGCCCGACGTCGGCCAAGCGACCCGCACCTCCGGCTGGCGCAACTTCGCGCTGAGCTTCCTGATCATTCTCGCGACCGTCTTTTTCGCGCTCGGCCTGATCCTGCCGACGATCCGCTTCACGACGGTTTATGTCTGGACGAACGAGCATTCGATCCTGACGATCATGTATGCGCTCTTCGAGAACCAGGAGTATTTTCTCTGCGCCGTCGTCTTCGCGGTGTCCGTGTTCTTCCCATTCCTGAAGCTCTTTTATCTGCTGACGCTGATCACGGCGCACGACATGCCTGACGACTTCCGCAGGAAATCGTTCGCGACGATGGAATGGATCGGCCGCTATTCCATGACCGATGTCATGGTGCTGGCTCTGATGATCTTCTACGTCAATTCGTCGGGCTACACGGAAGCGCGCGTGCTGCCCGGCGTCTATTTCTTCGCAGCCTCGGCCCTGATGACGATCCTCGCCTACGGCTGGGCCAACGCCGAGCCGCCCCCCACGCGCCGCCGCAAGAGGAGACCAGAAGGCGGCGGTCCAGCAATCGCACCGAGCCCCGGCGTCTCCATCGCGCGCCCCGTCCGCCGCCAATGGGGGAAGGCTATCTGA